Within Rubripirellula tenax, the genomic segment ACTTTATTAGCCAAGGCACTTTATTAGCCAAGGCACTTTATTAGCCAAGGCACTTTATTAGCCAAGGCACTTTATTAGCCAAGGCACTTTATTAGCCAAGGCACTTTATTAGCCAAGGCACTTTATTAGCCAAGGCACTTTATTGCATTGACATATCGCAAGGTTCCGATACGATGATTCTATCACGACTAGGAGCAAAAATGGCTGCAAAGACGATCAAGAAACCGCAGACGAAACCGGCTGGTTCGGTCGACGACTTTGTTGACGCGGCAGAGTGCTTGAAAACACTCGCACATCCGGCGCGCCTGCGTATCGTGCAGCTGCTTTTGCATGGGCGGTACACCGTTGGCGAGTTGGCCGCGGACTGTGGAATCCAAGATAACGTGGGATCGGAGCATCTTCGCCTCTTGCAGCGCTGTGGATTCTTGACGAGCGAGCGTGAAGGTCGAAAAGTTTTTTACCAAGTTGCGGAGCCGCACCTGGAACAACTGATGGCATGTATTGAAGGGCGTTTCTTGCCCGAAAAAGCAAAACAAA encodes:
- a CDS encoding ArsR/SmtB family transcription factor, with protein sequence MAAKTIKKPQTKPAGSVDDFVDAAECLKTLAHPARLRIVQLLLHGRYTVGELAADCGIQDNVGSEHLRLLQRCGFLTSEREGRKVFYQVAEPHLEQLMACIEGRFLPEKAKQR